ATTCAAATACCGCCATGCCATTGTCATCCTGCAAAGAGCGCAGGGCGTGGATCGTCAATTCAGTGCGGACGGGAAAGTGTTCGACGTTGCATTCAAACTTGCGTGTTCCCAGCAGAAACCCCAACTGCACCGGATTGCCTTGTTGCCGAGCTCGACAGCCGGCGAACGCGGCCACGCTCTGCGCCATGAGCTCAACGCCAACCCACGCCGGAAGGCTGCCATCGACGCGGTTGAACAATCCACTGGGGCGCACCGTCAACTGGGTGCGGATTTGCTCATCGTCGAACGACAGCACTTGATCGATCAGGATCATGTTCCCCGAGTGGGGCAGCAGTTCGGCAATTGGCCAGTCGATCATGGGGCGTCTCCAATAATCAGGCTGATGTTGTTGCCACCGAAAGCGTAGGAATTGCTCATCAAGTGGCGTGGGCGAGTAGGCGTCAGGCGCTGCCCTGATTCGACCCACTGCAACGCAGGCAACTGTGGGTCTGCCTGACCGTCCCATATGTGCGGGGGCAGCGCGTTTTCGCTATTTTCAGGGGCCAGGCACAACCAGCAAAACGCAGCTTCCAGTGCCCCGGCGGCACCGAGGGTATGGCCGCTCAACGGTTTAGTTGAAGAGCAGGGCACGCCTTGCGGGAAAACCGCGTCCATCGCGAAGCTTTCCATAGCATCATTGTGTAGCGTCGCAGTGCCATGCAGGTTCAGGTAATCAATGTTCTCGACCGTCAACCCGGCGTTGGTCAGCGCTTTATGCATGGCTTCGCGTGCGCCTCGACCGCTGGGTTCTGGCGCGGAAATATGGTGCGCGTCCGACGTGGCGCCCGCACCTAGCAGAGCAATCGAGTGGGTGTCGCTGGCTTGGCGAGTCATCAAAAACAGCACGGCGGCTTCCCCGATATTGATCCCATTGCGGTTGCTTGAAAACGGATTGCAGCGTTGTGCCGAGATCGCTTCCAGCGCGGAAAACCCACAGAGTGTCAGCTGGCACAAACTGTCGACGCCGCCGCACAACACCGCATCGCACAAGCCCATGTCGAGCAAGCGCCGGGCACTGAGTAAGGCTCTGGCGCTGGATGTGCAGGCCGTAGAAATCACATAGGCGGGACCGCTGAGGTCCAGCCACGCCGCGAGAAAGT
The nucleotide sequence above comes from Pseudomonas sp. AB6. Encoded proteins:
- a CDS encoding hotdog family protein yields the protein MIDWPIAELLPHSGNMILIDQVLSFDDEQIRTQLTVRPSGLFNRVDGSLPAWVGVELMAQSVAAFAGCRARQQGNPVQLGFLLGTRKFECNVEHFPVRTELTIHALRSLQDDNGMAVFECHLTGLGIHATARLNVYCPPQAAAYLAEGLPA
- a CDS encoding beta-ketoacyl-[acyl-carrier-protein] synthase family protein, encoding MTAYLNAMGVICALGNNKPDVARTLFSGDCSGMLDDSSRGTGRSFPIGAVQGELPSIPNELAEHSSRNNQLLLAAALQIEDEIRQAIKHFGPSRVGVVLGTSTSGIDEASRGLASYLRDQKFPADYDYQQQELSAPSNFLAAWLDLSGPAYVISTACTSSARALLSARRLLDMGLCDAVLCGGVDSLCQLTLCGFSALEAISAQRCNPFSSNRNGINIGEAAVLFLMTRQASDTHSIALLGAGATSDAHHISAPEPSGRGAREAMHKALTNAGLTVENIDYLNLHGTATLHNDAMESFAMDAVFPQGVPCSSTKPLSGHTLGAAGALEAAFCWLCLAPENSENALPPHIWDGQADPQLPALQWVESGQRLTPTRPRHLMSNSYAFGGNNISLIIGDAP